The Vibrio rhizosphaerae genome contains the following window.
ATCAGATTTTGGCGGCGCTTTATTTATGGTATTTATTCCGTTAAATATTGGCTCTATATCAAGTCAGTCTACCTATTCTGAAATTCATTCACTGACGGATGCATGATCCAATAGAATTAAAACCATTAAACCCATATTGTTGATTTTCATTTGACGGTTCAAAGTTGACCGTCACAGATGTGATTCTTGTTGAAACTTAGTATGAGCTCAGCTACTTATTTTAAAGTTGAGAGTGAAAAACTATGACTTCGACACTGCTGAGCGAAAGGCTCGAACGAGAGCCTGTGATTAACAAGCCATTGTTTCCCATATTATTGGTTGTTATTGTGCCCCTGCTGTTCTACATATCTCCTGCACCGGAGGGGTTATCTGTTCAAGGATGGCATTTATGTGGATTATTTGTCACAACCATCCTCGGATTAATATTTAAACCTTTTCCTGCCCCGGTTATTTTATTATCCGTTATTGCGGTGATTGGTCTGACCGGCGGAAATACGAAGATGGTGTTAAGCGGATATTCATCCACGACCACTTGGATCGTATTTTCTGCGTTAATTATGAGTAACGCAATTTTGGTTACCGGTCTGGGAAAACGGATTGGATATATTCTGATTGATAAGTTTGGCAGAACCAGTCTGGGACTGGGGTATGTTCTGGCAATGCTGGACTTCATTGTCGCCCCATGTACACCATCGATTACGGCCAGAGCCGGTGGTCTGGTCTTCTCCGTGGCGAAAAGTATTTCAGCTTCTCTGGACTCCTATCCGGAATCAGGCGCCAGAAAAATTGGCTCCTATCTGATGATGAACTCGTTTTTAAATACCAAATCAACAGCTTATGTTTTCTTAACGGCGGCGGCTCCAAACTTACTGGTTTTGCCGTTTATGAAAGATATTCTGGGCGTTGAGATGACGTGGTCAAGCTGGTTTGTGAGCACGGTTGTTCCCGGTATGGTCATGCTGCTGCTGACTCCACTGATTATCTACCTGATTTATCCACCGGAAGAGAAAAAAATTGATAACAAGCGCATTGCCGAAGAAGGTCTGAAAGAGCTTGGCGCGTTTAGTAAAAGAGAAAAAGTACTGAGTGTTATTTTCATACTGGCTTTAGCGGGCTGGGTGATGGGGTCTGTATTTCATCTGAGTGCTGCGGTGGTTGCGATAGCTGCATTCATGCTGATGATCATTTGTGGCGTGGTCTCTTGGGATGAAGTATTACAGGCGAAAGGCGCATGGACCGTGCTTGTCTGGTTTGGTGGCATCATCGGGTTGTCAGCGTCTCTGAAAGCAGAAGGTTTCTTCTCATGGCTGGGTTCATTGATGAATCATCTGGCCACTGCCGGTACGAATGCAACGATGGCCCTGATGCTGATTATACTGTGTAGCGTGTTGGTTCGTTATTTCATTGTTTCCGGTTCTGCATACGTTGTATCGATGGTTCCCGTATTCTTTACGTTAGGGCTGATGATGGGAATTTCTCCCGGTCTGTTAGCCATCGCACTATCATGTTCTACGATTTATGGGAGTGGAATTACTCACTATAGTAGTGCTGCCGGTCCGATTATCTTTAGTGAAAACTATGTACCGCTGAAACATTGGTGGGCCGTCGGGGCTGTGATTACTTTCGCGAACTATGCAATTAACATGACATTAGGTTTATGGTGGTGGAATCTGCTCGGGCTATAGCTTTCGCCTGAGTCATCTCTATCCGATGCGATAAATTAAAAAAGCGGCCCGGTTGATCTCTCCCCCGGTTGATCTCTCCTCGTCGAGGATAAATCCCGGGTCGCTTTTTTATTTGGCTGACGAAAAGACAGCCCGTATCAGGCAGATTAGACGATTGCTTTGCTGAAGAATCGTTGTGGTCGCCCCACTTTTCCGTGCTGAATCGTCGCTCTTAAATACCCGCTGCTGACTGCATATTCAAGATATCGTCTCGCCGTTGTCCGACTGACGGAGGCTTCGGCACTGACCTGATCAGCGGTGTATCGCTGGTCTTTTGAAAAGACCACCAGAATCTGTTGTAAGGTAATTTCGTCGATCCCTTTGGGATGTCTGACGGCGTCTTCTAAGTTATGGTGTTTGTTGTACATTTTCTTGATGAAACTTTGGTCAATCTGGCTGCCTTCATTCAGACTGATTTCTTTATGGAACTGAGCGTAGCGTCCCAGCGTTTCAGCAATCTGATCCAGAGAAAACGGTTTGATGATGTAATCAAACGCTCCCAGACGAATCGCGTTTGTTGCTGTTTCAATATCGTTTGCTGCAGTAATAAAGATGATATCAATATTGCTACCCTGAGAACGAAGCTTGCGGAAAAATTCAATACCGGTGCCGTCTGGTAAGTAGTTATCCAGTATGATCAGTTTCACGGAAAAGTGGTTGAGCATCATTCTGGCATCAGCAAGTGATTTGGCTGTACCGACAACTCTGAATGGGTATATTTGAGAAATATGGTCAGATAACAGGCCCGAAATCTCTTTAATATCCTCAACAATTAATAAATCAATTCTGTTCATAGAGTCATTTAGCCTTGACGAAAATTAATGAAACGACCGGGTAACGGTTCAGTTTAAGTGATAAAAAAACACAGTAAAACAGATACAAAATAAAGGAAATGAGCGAGGGCAAAATAATCGTCTTTTTAAAAATTCAGATCGAGAGATGCTGAATTACCCCGTGCTGTGTCATTGATGATGTGATTAAAACCGGTCATAAAAACCGGCTCCGCAACATCCCCGAACACTTTTACTAAGCAAGTATTGTTCGATTACTATGCAAGAGTTGTCCGATACCCATAAAAAGAAAGCATCATTGATGTGCAGACATCAATGCGTCACCATCTCTATATTAGTAGATATTTCTAGTAGATAGTTCGCGAAGTCGGTCTTGGCCTCTTTTGAGTGAAGATGTCATCAGAGCGATAAGATACCGTCGAGAATTTTCTTGGCTGTTCTGACCAGCGAGACAGACGATACCTTGCCATTTTCCCGGGCAACTTTCAGGTCAATATAGCCTGAAGGGTGCTCAATACAGCAGTGAACGAGCTCAGCGTTTTGCTGTAATAAATCGTAGCTGACGGTTCCGGGATGACACAGCGACATGGTCAGTGCAATACTGCCGGTCACGGCAATCGCTTTATGACATGTGCTTGGCACATAGTAACGTGCGTTAATCGTGCCCCGGTCTGTTGCTGGTTTTGAAACCAGAATGGGCTTGGGAATGACTTTGTCAGATACGTCACCCAGCCCCATCATCTCACCGGCCTGACGTCGTAATGCTTCCAGTTTTTGGGTGAATTCTGTATCGGCATCCAGTTCTGCCGGTTGTTCATAACCGGTTTTGCCGAACTGGGCGGCATCAACAATCATGACCGGAATGGCGGCATCGATGCAGGTCATCTTGTAATCCGCGATGCTGTCCTGCACATGGCCCGTCGGGAATAATTTCCCCGTTTTTGCGCCTTCCACATCCAGAAAACTCAACTCGATCGGTGCTCCCGGACGATTGACTCCGCTAATGTAAGTATCGCCGTCATAATTCACTTTACCGTTTGGCGTCTCAACCGTGGCATGGATAATTTTGTTGGT
Protein-coding sequences here:
- a CDS encoding DASS family sodium-coupled anion symporter — protein: MTSTLLSERLEREPVINKPLFPILLVVIVPLLFYISPAPEGLSVQGWHLCGLFVTTILGLIFKPFPAPVILLSVIAVIGLTGGNTKMVLSGYSSTTTWIVFSALIMSNAILVTGLGKRIGYILIDKFGRTSLGLGYVLAMLDFIVAPCTPSITARAGGLVFSVAKSISASLDSYPESGARKIGSYLMMNSFLNTKSTAYVFLTAAAPNLLVLPFMKDILGVEMTWSSWFVSTVVPGMVMLLLTPLIIYLIYPPEEKKIDNKRIAEEGLKELGAFSKREKVLSVIFILALAGWVMGSVFHLSAAVVAIAAFMLMIICGVVSWDEVLQAKGAWTVLVWFGGIIGLSASLKAEGFFSWLGSLMNHLATAGTNATMALMLIILCSVLVRYFIVSGSAYVVSMVPVFFTLGLMMGISPGLLAIALSCSTIYGSGITHYSSAAGPIIFSENYVPLKHWWAVGAVITFANYAINMTLGLWWWNLLGL
- a CDS encoding response regulator, which produces MNRIDLLIVEDIKEISGLLSDHISQIYPFRVVGTAKSLADARMMLNHFSVKLIILDNYLPDGTGIEFFRKLRSQGSNIDIIFITAANDIETATNAIRLGAFDYIIKPFSLDQIAETLGRYAQFHKEISLNEGSQIDQSFIKKMYNKHHNLEDAVRHPKGIDEITLQQILVVFSKDQRYTADQVSAEASVSRTTARRYLEYAVSSGYLRATIQHGKVGRPQRFFSKAIV
- a CDS encoding 4-oxalomesaconate tautomerase, whose product is MTQLTQLPFTMMRGGTSRGPYFLASDLPEDREELAEILEKVMGSGHELQIEGIGGGNSLTSKVAIVDRSADPDADVDYLFAQVGIAEEKVDFSPNCGNILSGVGPFALEKGLIAASGDKTTIRIRNLNTNKIIHATVETPNGKVNYDGDTYISGVNRPGAPIELSFLDVEGAKTGKLFPTGHVQDSIADYKMTCIDAAIPVMIVDAAQFGKTGYEQPAELDADTEFTQKLEALRRQAGEMMGLGDVSDKVIPKPILVSKPATDRGTINARYYVPSTCHKAIAVTGSIALTMSLCHPGTVSYDLLQQNAELVHCCIEHPSGYIDLKVARENGKVSSVSLVRTAKKILDGILSL